Proteins found in one Salvia splendens isolate huo1 chromosome 10, SspV2, whole genome shotgun sequence genomic segment:
- the LOC121750189 gene encoding 40S ribosomal protein S5-like, which yields MAEAAVAPPVNDEDKIQAGVMLFNRWSYDEVEISDISVEDYITATAAKHPTFMPHTAGRYQARRFRKAQCPIIERLTNSLMMHGRNNGKKLMAVRIIKHAMEIIHLLTDLNPIQVIVDAVINSGPREDATRIGSAGVVRRQAVDISPLRRVNQAIYLLTTGARESSFRNVKTIAECLADELINAAKGSSNSYAIKKKDEIERVAKANR from the exons TCCTGTGAACGATGAAGATAAGATTCAAGCCGGCGTCATGCTCTTCAACCGATGGTCCTATGACGAAGTTGAG ATTAGTGACATCTCTGTGGAAGATTATATCACTGCCACTGCAGCCAAGCACCCAACCTTCATGCCTCACACAGCTGGAAGGTACCAAGCCAGGCGTTTCAGGAAGGCTCAGTGCCCCATTATTGAGAGGCTCACCAACTCCCTCATGATGCACGGCCGCAACAACGGAAAGAAGCTCATGGCTGTTAGGATCATCAAGCATGCCATGGAGATCATCCATTTGTTGACTGACCTGAACCCAATTCAAGTCATTGTTGATGCAGTTATCAACAG CGGGCCAAGGGAAGATGCCACCCGTATTGGGTCAGCTGGTGTGGTGAGAAGACAGGCTGTTGATATCTCTCCGCTGCGCCGTGTCAATCAGGCTATTTACCTGCTGACCACCGGTGCCCGCGAAAGCTCCTTCAGAAATGTCAAGACTATTGCTGAATGCCTTGCCGATGAGCTTATCAATGCTGCCAAAGGCTCTTCGAACAG CTATGCtataaagaagaaggatgagattgagagagttgcaAAGGCAAATCGTTGA